From the Nocardiopsis changdeensis genome, one window contains:
- a CDS encoding DEAD/DEAH box helicase: MTPSFFGPATRAWFERAFPGGPTPAQEGAWASVAGGEDTLVVAPTGSGKTLAAFLWSLDRLLSSPVPEDPARRCRVLYVSPLKALAVDVERNLRVPLAGISAAAAESGAPVSPVSVGVRTGDTPADERRRMATRPPDILITTPESLFLVLTSRAREGLAGVETVIVDEVHALAGTKRGAHLALSLERLEELVDRRTLRIGLSATVRPAETVAEFLGGAAIVAPPDAPHLDLSVAVPVFDMEEPHLPPPPRALGPGDPEETGAEVEPPKAPGPPVPADASPAGAPPAAGPPAGAGSLWPHLERRVLDLVEEHRSTIVFTNGRRTAERLCARLNDLYAERHGADLPPAEVPALVIAQSGSSRGAAPVIARTHHGSMSKAERAVVEDDLKAGRLRCVVATSSLELGVDMGAVDLVVQVAAPPSVASGLQRVGRAGHQVGGTSRGVFLPAFRGDLLTTAVAVERMRAGDIEPLRMPRSPLDVLAQQIVAMVAMDEWPVAELAAVVRRAAPFSDLADSVLESVLDMLSGRYPSDEFAELRPRLVWDRREGVLRARPDAQRLAVVAGGTIPDRGMYTVHLAGAEGAEQDGTAPKASVEGGGGRREGGTAPKASVEGGGGRREGGTAPKASVEGGGGRRVGPTRVGELDEEMVYESRVGDVFVLGSTTWRIEGITADRVLVSPAPGRPGRMPFWKADAQGRPVELGRAIGAAVRRLGEAPREAAAEFAGLDPWAARNLAAYVGEQRDATGHVPDDRTVVIERFRDQVGDRRVVVHSPLGDRVHAPWALAVAARIRERYGVESRVLHGDDGIVLNLPDTVGGLDEPGVLAELVAVDPETVEAVVTDELTGSALFASRFRECAARALLLPRQRPDRRMPLWQQRLRASHLLSVAGRYGSFPIVLETARECLQDLFDVPALVEVLRGVRSRDVRVVEVETDRASPFARSLLMEYTAAFLYEGDAPAAEARAGALALDPSLLSDLLGRTDLRDLLDPGVVAEVDGLLQRTAAPVRDGEAAADLLRELGPLTTAEAAARGVRAEWLAALEEEGRAVRMPLPGAVEPPAPAGGDAAGPGPAAPAPDGGGPVERWCAVEDVARLRDALGVPAAPGVPRALLEPAADPVRDLVSRYARTHGPFTTAAAAARLGLGEEAVAGMLRVLAREGRVSRGGFRPGGTGTEWCDADVLRRLRRGSIARLRAEVEPVDPAALARFAPAWQRAVPGERWRGPDAVFEAVESLRGAPVPASALESLVLPSRVEGYEPRMLDELTQAGDVVWAGAGPLPGGDGRIVLLPADEAAELAPAPVLPEPDSPEHAVLSALREGGALFFRDLADRVTRDGGIGAPSDADLVAALWSLVWNGVVANDTLAPVRALLGAGDPVRPPRRPRPGRAPRAVLPTRSGPPTAAGRWSVLPEREPDPTRRVLASVQARLERQGLLVKGWQGGGISPDEYWVLRSMEEAGRVRRGYFVAGLGGAQFALPGAVDRLRALAGENRGGAVAPVVLAADDPANPFGRELPWPEAGEGGRPARTAGAVVVVDDGRPTLYTGRGGRSALTLGASPHELARAAAALAEVVRTGALGTVTVERADGAEVFGTPLDAALVSAGFHATPRGLRLRP, from the coding sequence ATGACACCGTCCTTCTTCGGGCCCGCCACCCGGGCCTGGTTCGAACGCGCCTTCCCCGGCGGACCGACCCCGGCCCAGGAGGGCGCCTGGGCGTCGGTCGCGGGCGGGGAGGACACCCTCGTGGTGGCCCCGACCGGGTCGGGCAAGACGCTGGCGGCGTTCCTGTGGTCGCTGGACCGCCTGCTCTCCTCCCCGGTCCCCGAGGACCCGGCCCGCCGGTGCCGGGTGCTGTACGTCTCTCCCCTCAAGGCGCTGGCCGTGGACGTGGAGCGCAACCTGCGCGTCCCGCTGGCGGGCATCTCGGCGGCCGCCGCGGAGTCGGGCGCCCCGGTGTCCCCGGTGTCGGTGGGCGTGCGCACCGGCGACACCCCGGCGGACGAGCGGCGGCGGATGGCCACCCGGCCGCCGGACATCCTCATCACCACCCCCGAGTCGCTGTTCCTGGTGCTGACCTCGCGGGCCCGCGAGGGGCTGGCCGGGGTGGAGACGGTGATCGTGGACGAGGTGCACGCCCTGGCGGGCACCAAGCGCGGCGCCCACCTGGCCCTGAGCCTGGAGCGGCTGGAGGAGCTGGTGGACCGGCGCACCCTGCGGATCGGCCTGTCGGCGACGGTGCGCCCGGCGGAGACGGTCGCGGAGTTCCTGGGCGGCGCCGCGATCGTGGCGCCGCCGGACGCGCCGCACCTGGACCTGAGCGTGGCGGTGCCGGTGTTCGACATGGAGGAGCCCCACCTGCCCCCGCCGCCCCGGGCCCTGGGTCCCGGGGACCCGGAGGAGACCGGCGCGGAGGTGGAGCCGCCGAAGGCCCCCGGTCCCCCGGTCCCGGCGGACGCCTCCCCCGCGGGCGCCCCTCCGGCCGCGGGTCCCCCGGCCGGCGCCGGCTCGCTGTGGCCGCACCTGGAGCGCCGGGTGCTGGACCTGGTGGAGGAGCACCGGTCCACCATCGTGTTCACCAACGGCCGGCGGACCGCGGAGCGGCTGTGCGCCCGCCTCAACGACCTGTACGCCGAGCGCCACGGCGCCGACCTGCCGCCCGCGGAGGTGCCCGCGCTCGTCATCGCCCAGTCCGGGAGCAGCCGGGGCGCCGCGCCGGTCATCGCCCGCACCCACCACGGGTCGATGTCCAAGGCCGAACGGGCGGTGGTCGAGGACGACCTCAAGGCGGGGCGGCTGCGCTGCGTGGTGGCCACCTCCAGCCTGGAGCTGGGTGTGGACATGGGCGCGGTGGACCTGGTGGTGCAGGTGGCCGCGCCCCCGTCGGTGGCGTCCGGGCTCCAGCGGGTGGGGCGGGCCGGGCACCAGGTGGGCGGTACCTCGCGCGGGGTGTTCCTCCCGGCGTTCCGGGGCGACCTGCTCACGACGGCGGTGGCGGTGGAGCGGATGCGCGCGGGCGACATCGAACCGCTGCGCATGCCCCGGTCGCCGCTGGACGTGCTGGCCCAGCAGATCGTCGCGATGGTCGCGATGGACGAGTGGCCGGTGGCGGAGCTGGCCGCGGTGGTGCGGCGGGCCGCCCCGTTCTCCGACCTGGCCGACAGCGTGCTGGAGTCGGTCCTGGACATGCTGTCGGGCCGCTACCCCTCCGACGAGTTCGCCGAGCTGCGGCCCCGCCTGGTGTGGGACCGCCGGGAGGGCGTCCTGCGGGCCCGGCCCGACGCCCAGCGGCTGGCGGTGGTCGCCGGGGGCACCATCCCCGACCGGGGCATGTACACGGTGCACCTGGCCGGCGCGGAGGGCGCGGAACAGGACGGGACCGCGCCGAAGGCGTCCGTTGAGGGTGGTGGAGGGCGACGAGAAGGAGGGACCGCGCCGAAGGCGTCCGTTGAGGGTGGTGGAGGGCGACGAGAAGGAGGGACCGCGCCGAAGGCGTCCGTTGAGGGTGGTGGAGGGCGACGGGTGGGCCCGACCCGGGTCGGGGAGCTGGACGAGGAGATGGTGTACGAGTCCCGGGTGGGCGACGTGTTCGTCCTGGGCTCCACCACCTGGAGGATCGAGGGGATCACCGCCGACCGGGTGCTGGTCTCCCCGGCCCCGGGCCGGCCGGGCCGGATGCCGTTCTGGAAGGCCGATGCCCAGGGCCGCCCGGTGGAACTGGGCCGGGCCATCGGCGCGGCGGTGCGCAGGCTGGGCGAGGCGCCGCGGGAGGCGGCGGCGGAGTTCGCGGGGCTGGACCCGTGGGCGGCCCGCAACCTGGCGGCCTACGTCGGCGAGCAGCGGGACGCGACCGGTCACGTCCCCGACGACCGCACGGTGGTCATCGAGCGGTTCCGCGACCAGGTGGGCGACCGGCGGGTGGTGGTCCACTCGCCGCTGGGCGACCGCGTGCACGCCCCCTGGGCGCTGGCCGTCGCCGCGCGGATCCGGGAGCGGTACGGGGTGGAGAGCCGGGTGCTGCACGGGGACGACGGGATCGTGCTGAACCTGCCCGACACCGTGGGCGGCCTGGACGAACCGGGGGTGCTGGCCGAGCTGGTGGCGGTGGACCCCGAGACCGTGGAGGCGGTGGTCACCGACGAGCTGACCGGGTCGGCGCTGTTCGCGTCCCGGTTCCGCGAGTGCGCGGCCCGGGCGCTGCTGCTGCCGCGGCAGCGGCCGGACCGGCGGATGCCGCTGTGGCAGCAGCGGCTGCGCGCCTCGCACCTGCTGTCGGTGGCGGGCCGCTACGGGTCGTTCCCGATCGTGCTGGAGACGGCGCGCGAGTGCCTGCAGGACCTGTTCGACGTGCCCGCGCTGGTGGAGGTGCTGCGCGGGGTGCGCTCGCGCGACGTGCGCGTGGTGGAGGTGGAGACCGACCGGGCCTCGCCGTTCGCCCGGTCGCTGCTGATGGAGTACACGGCGGCGTTCCTGTACGAGGGGGACGCCCCGGCCGCCGAGGCGCGCGCCGGGGCTCTGGCCCTGGACCCGTCGCTGCTGTCGGACCTGCTGGGCCGCACCGACCTGCGGGACCTGCTGGACCCGGGGGTGGTGGCGGAGGTGGACGGCCTGCTCCAGCGCACCGCCGCCCCGGTGCGCGACGGGGAGGCCGCGGCCGACCTGCTGCGGGAGCTGGGGCCGCTGACGACGGCGGAGGCCGCCGCCCGGGGCGTGCGCGCGGAGTGGCTGGCCGCCCTGGAGGAGGAGGGCCGCGCGGTGCGGATGCCGCTGCCCGGCGCCGTGGAGCCGCCCGCGCCCGCCGGGGGCGACGCGGCCGGGCCCGGCCCGGCGGCGCCCGCCCCGGACGGGGGCGGGCCGGTGGAGCGGTGGTGCGCGGTGGAGGACGTCGCGCGGCTGCGGGACGCGCTGGGGGTGCCGGCGGCCCCGGGGGTCCCGCGGGCGCTGCTGGAGCCCGCGGCCGATCCGGTGCGCGACCTGGTCTCCAGGTACGCGCGCACGCACGGGCCGTTCACCACCGCCGCGGCCGCCGCCCGGCTGGGCCTGGGCGAGGAGGCCGTCGCCGGGATGCTGCGGGTGCTGGCCCGGGAGGGGCGGGTCTCGCGGGGCGGGTTCCGCCCCGGGGGCACCGGGACGGAGTGGTGCGACGCCGACGTGCTGCGCCGCCTGCGGCGGGGGTCGATCGCCCGGCTGCGGGCGGAGGTGGAGCCGGTCGACCCGGCGGCGCTGGCCCGGTTCGCCCCGGCCTGGCAGCGGGCGGTGCCCGGCGAGCGGTGGCGCGGGCCGGACGCGGTGTTCGAGGCGGTGGAGTCGCTGCGCGGAGCGCCCGTCCCGGCCTCGGCGCTGGAGTCGCTGGTGCTGCCCTCCCGGGTGGAGGGCTACGAGCCGCGGATGCTGGACGAGCTCACCCAGGCCGGGGACGTGGTATGGGCGGGCGCCGGTCCGCTGCCCGGCGGGGACGGCCGGATCGTCCTGCTCCCCGCGGACGAGGCGGCGGAGCTGGCACCCGCCCCGGTGCTCCCCGAGCCGGATTCGCCGGAGCACGCGGTGCTGTCCGCGCTGCGCGAGGGCGGCGCGCTGTTCTTCCGCGACCTCGCCGACCGGGTGACCCGCGACGGCGGGATCGGCGCCCCCTCGGACGCCGACCTGGTGGCGGCGCTGTGGTCGCTGGTCTGGAACGGCGTGGTCGCCAACGACACCCTGGCCCCGGTGCGCGCCCTCCTGGGCGCCGGCGACCCGGTGCGGCCCCCGCGGAGGCCGCGGCCGGGCCGGGCCCCGCGGGCGGTGCTGCCGACCCGGTCGGGGCCGCCGACGGCGGCGGGCCGCTGGTCGGTGCTGCCCGAGCGGGAGCCCGACCCCACCCGGCGGGTCCTGGCGTCGGTGCAGGCCCGGCTGGAGCGGCAGGGCCTGCTGGTCAAGGGCTGGCAGGGCGGCGGCATCTCCCCGGACGAGTACTGGGTGCTGCGGTCGATGGAGGAGGCCGGGCGGGTGCGCCGCGGCTACTTCGTGGCGGGGCTGGGCGGCGCCCAGTTCGCCCTGCCCGGCGCGGTGGACCGCCTGCGGGCGCTGGCCGGGGAGAACCGGGGCGGGGCGGTGGCGCCGGTGGTGCTGGCCGCCGACGACCCGGCCAACCCGTTCGGCCGCGAACTGCCCTGGCCGGAGGCGGGCGAGGGCGGCCGCCCGGCGCGGACGGCGGGTGCCGTGGTGGTGGTCGACGACGGGCGGCCCACCCTCTACACGGGCCGGGGCGGGCGCTCCGCGCTCACCCTGGGGGCCTCCCCGCACGAGCTGGCCAGGGCCGCGGCCGCCCTGGCCGAGGTGGTGCGCACCGGCGCGCTGGGCACGGTGACGGTGGAGCGGGCCGACGGGGCCGAGGTGTTCGGGACGCCGCTGGACGCCGCTCTGGTGTCCGCCGGGTTCCACGCCACCCCCAGGGGGCTGCGGCTGCGCCCGTGA
- a CDS encoding GNAT family N-acetyltransferase has translation MGPGDEAGAVAASLAADTLFAQAGVVLPPDDPREVFEHAERVLVAVADGAVLGLAATLRLDGGVHLEQLAVHPDHGRRGVGAALLEAVCSGASAAGSPRVTLTTFRDLPWNGPWYAARGFAVLPPREWGPGLRGLWEQEEPIRVRPRVAMARPAG, from the coding sequence ATGGGGCCCGGGGACGAGGCGGGCGCGGTGGCGGCGTCGCTGGCCGCGGACACGCTGTTCGCGCAGGCCGGGGTGGTGCTGCCGCCGGACGATCCGCGCGAGGTGTTCGAGCACGCCGAGCGGGTCCTGGTGGCGGTGGCGGACGGCGCGGTGCTGGGGCTGGCCGCCACCCTGCGGCTGGACGGGGGCGTGCACCTGGAGCAGCTCGCGGTGCACCCCGACCACGGGCGGCGCGGGGTCGGGGCGGCCCTGCTGGAGGCGGTGTGCTCCGGGGCGTCCGCCGCCGGGTCACCCCGGGTGACCCTGACGACCTTCCGCGACCTGCCCTGGAACGGCCCCTGGTACGCGGCCCGCGGCTTCGCGGTGCTGCCGCCGCGGGAGTGGGGGCCGGGGCTGCGCGGCCTGTGGGAACAGGAGGAGCCGATCCGGGTGCGGCCGCGGGTGGCCATGGCCCGCCCCGCGGGGTGA
- a CDS encoding ROK family transcriptional regulator has product MSQRPGTPRLLRQLNDRAALELLLSAGPLTRTQLGTRTGLSKVTASQLLARLEERDLVRVVGSQAGGRGPNAALYAVVPESAYVAALDVSARRVTATIADITGRIVGDVTVDPSTSDDPVALVHTAVMRLVETAEVPLDRLRACVIGTPGVVDPRTGDIRFSFDLISWHEGILEALRTDLKRSVMIENDVNLAALAEHAEGAAAGVPEFVLIWLSAAGGVGMSTMIDGRIHRGRSGGAGEIGYLPVPGAPMPGDLGLSGGYESLRDDVNRELPHGFQALVKAGRVVGLAAEHGVPGDNVVDVVRSAAASGTPEGDAFLDAFAERLARGVAAVSVIIDPGLVVLGGDVAQAGGVKLAERVQAATARIAPNATEIALGAVEGGPVVRGALLHALEHARDEVFSSTV; this is encoded by the coding sequence ATGTCTCAACGTCCGGGGACTCCCCGGCTGCTACGCCAGCTCAACGACCGTGCGGCGCTGGAACTGCTGCTGTCCGCCGGTCCGCTGACGCGCACGCAGCTGGGTACGAGGACCGGTCTTTCCAAGGTAACCGCGTCCCAGCTCCTCGCCCGGCTGGAGGAGCGTGACCTGGTACGCGTCGTGGGGAGCCAGGCCGGCGGGCGGGGCCCCAACGCCGCGCTCTACGCCGTTGTCCCGGAGAGCGCCTACGTCGCGGCCCTGGACGTCAGCGCCCGCCGGGTGACCGCCACGATCGCCGACATCACCGGCCGGATCGTCGGCGACGTCACCGTGGACCCCAGCACCTCCGACGACCCCGTCGCCCTGGTCCACACGGCCGTGATGCGCCTGGTCGAAACGGCGGAGGTGCCGCTGGACAGGCTCCGCGCCTGCGTCATCGGCACCCCCGGCGTGGTCGACCCGCGGACCGGCGACATCCGCTTCTCCTTCGACCTCATCTCCTGGCACGAGGGCATCCTGGAGGCGCTGCGCACCGACCTGAAGCGGTCGGTGATGATCGAGAACGACGTGAACCTGGCCGCCCTGGCCGAGCACGCCGAGGGCGCCGCCGCCGGGGTCCCGGAGTTCGTGCTCATCTGGCTCAGCGCCGCGGGCGGCGTCGGCATGTCCACCATGATCGACGGCCGCATCCACCGGGGCCGCTCCGGCGGCGCGGGCGAGATCGGCTACCTGCCCGTGCCCGGCGCCCCCATGCCCGGCGACCTGGGCCTGTCCGGGGGCTACGAGTCCCTGCGCGACGACGTGAACCGGGAGCTGCCGCACGGCTTCCAGGCGCTGGTCAAGGCGGGCCGGGTCGTCGGCCTGGCCGCCGAGCACGGCGTGCCGGGCGACAACGTCGTCGACGTGGTGCGCAGCGCCGCCGCCTCGGGCACCCCCGAGGGCGACGCGTTCCTGGACGCCTTCGCCGAGCGGCTCGCCCGCGGGGTGGCCGCCGTCAGCGTCATCATCGACCCCGGCCTGGTCGTGCTGGGCGGCGACGTCGCCCAGGCGGGCGGCGTCAAGCTCGCCGAGCGGGTGCAGGCGGCCACGGCCCGCATCGCCCCCAACGCCACCGAGATCGCGCTGGGCGCGGTCGAGGGCGGCCCCGTCGTGCGCGGCGCCCTGCTGCACGCGCTGGAGCACGCCCGCGACGAGGTGTTCTCCTCCACGGTCTGA
- a CDS encoding extracellular solute-binding protein has translation MRFPKIAAATSVVLLAAACGGGGSDSDGGGSADSLTVWVMGTSQPPLVEYFEGAEARFQENNPDVEVNVEFIPWPDAQESITNALAGGDAPDVIEIGNDQVSGWASQGALLDITEQVGGWDAAAEMDQNALEYGTYDGVQYGVPWFSGVRTLYYRADWLQDLGHEPPTTWDELLTVAEDIEAEYDVPGFAAPTDFTNGIASFIWSNGGEIATQNAEGEWEGHLTDPATVEAVEFYADLTNDGISPQSYVGENELVPLADMANSQVGMYIDGSWALTSMEEQAEDPAVLENIVAAPIPGADGIAPAFAGGSALSVFSTTQYPELAFELLTVLGDQEGGQGYADAAGFFPAYPELLAGDEYQKDPARVASATQMQHTQFFPSTPRWTAADQDSKILPGAVLEIVNGGDPEEVLAAANEQLTTILNEPVE, from the coding sequence ATGAGGTTCCCCAAGATCGCCGCGGCTACGTCCGTGGTCCTGCTCGCCGCCGCCTGCGGCGGTGGCGGTTCCGACTCCGATGGCGGTGGTTCCGCCGACAGCCTGACCGTGTGGGTCATGGGCACCTCGCAGCCGCCCCTCGTCGAGTACTTCGAGGGCGCCGAGGCCCGGTTCCAGGAGAACAACCCGGACGTCGAGGTCAACGTCGAGTTCATCCCCTGGCCGGACGCCCAGGAGTCGATCACCAACGCCCTCGCCGGCGGCGACGCTCCCGACGTCATCGAGATCGGCAACGACCAGGTGTCCGGCTGGGCCTCGCAGGGCGCCCTGCTCGACATCACCGAGCAGGTCGGCGGCTGGGACGCCGCGGCGGAGATGGACCAGAACGCCCTGGAGTACGGCACCTACGACGGCGTCCAGTACGGCGTTCCGTGGTTCTCCGGCGTCCGCACCCTGTACTACCGCGCCGACTGGCTGCAGGATCTCGGCCACGAGCCCCCCACCACCTGGGACGAGCTGCTGACCGTCGCCGAGGACATCGAGGCGGAGTACGACGTGCCCGGCTTCGCCGCGCCGACCGACTTCACCAACGGCATCGCCTCCTTCATCTGGAGCAACGGCGGCGAGATCGCCACCCAGAACGCCGAGGGCGAGTGGGAGGGCCACCTCACCGACCCCGCCACCGTCGAGGCCGTCGAGTTCTACGCCGACCTGACCAACGACGGCATCTCCCCGCAGAGCTACGTGGGCGAGAACGAGCTCGTGCCGCTCGCCGACATGGCCAACAGCCAGGTCGGCATGTACATCGACGGCAGCTGGGCGCTGACCTCCATGGAGGAGCAGGCCGAGGACCCGGCCGTCCTGGAGAACATCGTCGCCGCCCCGATCCCGGGCGCCGACGGCATCGCCCCGGCCTTCGCCGGCGGCTCCGCGCTCTCCGTCTTCTCCACCACCCAGTACCCGGAGCTCGCCTTCGAGCTGCTGACCGTCCTGGGCGACCAGGAGGGCGGCCAGGGCTACGCCGACGCCGCGGGCTTCTTCCCGGCCTACCCGGAGCTGCTGGCCGGCGACGAGTACCAGAAGGACCCGGCCCGCGTCGCCTCCGCCACCCAGATGCAGCACACGCAGTTCTTCCCGAGCACCCCGCGCTGGACCGCGGCCGACCAGGACAGCAAGATCCTGCCGGGCGCCGTCCTGGAGATCGTCAACGGCGGTGACCCCGAAGAGGTCCTCGCCGCCGCGAACGAGCAGCTGACCACCATCCTCAACGAGCCGGTCGAGTAG
- a CDS encoding carbohydrate ABC transporter permease, translating to MAHTVERAADRGKEGTVRVTADSAPKRRRKPPTPYLLIAPALILLAVVLLWPIVQMVWYSLTSFTTRNLLPNQPGPEWNNFAHYQRLLTDPEFWTILRNTVVVCVLMVGITMVLGTLIGILLHKLPKWFSTIVSVGMMLAWATPALSASLVFRWLFLPERGLVNVTLDRLPDWLVGSGWLEYNWFLQPGSLFTILITVIVWQSFPFVAVSVLAGLKSIPNELYEAAKMDGASAWKSFWNVTFPMLRPLFALLLVLQIIWDLRVFTQLYILANSFQNKDVYLLSYYIYQQGFSASPANYGMGSAIAVVMTLMILAVTAYYLRIMIRQGETR from the coding sequence ATGGCACACACCGTCGAACGAGCGGCCGACCGAGGGAAAGAGGGCACCGTCCGGGTGACCGCCGATTCCGCGCCCAAGCGCCGCCGCAAGCCGCCCACCCCGTACCTGCTCATCGCCCCGGCACTGATCCTGCTCGCAGTCGTGCTGCTCTGGCCGATCGTGCAGATGGTGTGGTACTCGCTCACCAGCTTCACCACGCGCAACCTCCTGCCCAACCAGCCCGGGCCGGAGTGGAACAACTTCGCGCACTACCAGCGGCTGCTGACCGACCCCGAGTTCTGGACGATCCTGCGCAACACCGTGGTCGTCTGCGTGCTGATGGTCGGCATCACGATGGTGCTGGGAACCCTGATCGGCATCCTGCTGCACAAGCTGCCCAAGTGGTTCTCCACGATCGTGTCCGTCGGCATGATGCTGGCCTGGGCCACCCCGGCGCTGAGCGCCTCCCTGGTCTTCCGCTGGCTGTTCCTGCCCGAGCGGGGCCTGGTCAACGTCACGTTGGACCGGCTCCCCGACTGGCTGGTCGGCAGCGGGTGGCTGGAGTACAACTGGTTCCTCCAGCCGGGATCGCTGTTCACGATCCTCATCACCGTCATCGTCTGGCAGTCGTTCCCGTTCGTGGCCGTCTCCGTCCTCGCCGGGCTCAAGAGCATCCCGAACGAGCTGTACGAGGCCGCGAAGATGGACGGCGCCTCCGCGTGGAAGTCGTTCTGGAACGTGACGTTCCCGATGCTGCGCCCGCTGTTCGCCCTGCTGCTGGTCCTGCAGATCATCTGGGACCTGCGGGTGTTCACCCAGCTGTACATCCTGGCGAACAGCTTCCAGAACAAGGACGTCTACCTGCTCTCGTACTACATCTACCAGCAGGGCTTCAGCGCGAGCCCGGCCAACTACGGCATGGGCTCGGCGATCGCGGTCGTGATGACCCTCATGATCCTCGCCGTCACCGCGTACTACCTGCGCATCATGATCCGCCAGGGGGAGACCCGATGA
- a CDS encoding carbohydrate ABC transporter permease: protein MSATSTAAPNRGGYRRSPLRRLRSLPLYLAGAAVFLFSVFPVYWMVATAFKPVGEIFTRNQTFFPQAPTLEHFDRVLNGQLIPGVNFWQFLGNSLVVTLGAVGMGAFLSLLAAMAVARFRFKLRTAFIILLLIIQMVPMEAMIISIFINFRQLSDATGAQLLGNLSGLLIVYTAVSLPITILMLRGFVVAVPKELEEAAAIDGASGWTIFWRILMPLVAPGLVAASIFAFITAWNEFIVALTFLGRSTDNYTLPLTLSYYFGRFGTEWGPIMAASTLLTIPVMIFFLFVQRRMVSGLTMGAVKG from the coding sequence ATGAGCGCGACCAGCACCGCCGCCCCGAACCGCGGGGGCTACCGCCGCAGCCCGCTGCGCCGGCTGCGCTCCCTCCCGCTGTACCTGGCCGGCGCCGCCGTCTTCCTGTTCTCCGTCTTCCCCGTCTACTGGATGGTCGCCACGGCCTTCAAGCCGGTCGGGGAGATCTTCACGCGGAACCAGACGTTCTTCCCGCAGGCCCCGACCCTGGAGCACTTCGACCGGGTCCTCAACGGGCAGCTGATCCCGGGCGTCAACTTCTGGCAGTTCCTGGGCAACAGCCTCGTCGTCACCCTCGGAGCCGTGGGGATGGGCGCGTTCCTGTCGCTGCTGGCCGCGATGGCGGTGGCCCGGTTCCGCTTCAAGCTGCGGACCGCGTTCATCATCCTGCTGCTCATCATCCAGATGGTGCCGATGGAAGCGATGATCATCTCGATCTTCATCAACTTCCGCCAGCTGTCGGACGCCACCGGCGCCCAGCTGCTCGGCAACCTGTCCGGCCTGCTCATCGTGTACACGGCGGTGTCCCTGCCGATCACGATCCTGATGCTGCGCGGCTTCGTCGTCGCGGTGCCCAAGGAGCTGGAGGAGGCCGCGGCGATCGACGGCGCGAGCGGGTGGACGATCTTCTGGCGCATCCTCATGCCGCTGGTGGCGCCCGGCCTGGTCGCGGCGAGCATCTTCGCGTTCATCACCGCGTGGAACGAGTTCATCGTCGCGCTCACGTTCCTGGGCCGCAGCACGGACAACTACACGCTGCCGCTCACCCTGTCCTACTACTTCGGCCGCTTCGGCACCGAGTGGGGCCCCATCATGGCGGCCTCCACCCTGCTGACCATCCCTGTGATGATCTTCTTCCTGTTCGTCCAGCGGCGGATGGTCTCCGGCCTCACCATGGGCGCGGTCAAGGGCTGA